Proteins from a single region of Desertibacillus haloalkaliphilus:
- the gerQ gene encoding spore coat protein GerQ, which yields MAFGNSSYYPMNHIPGYYPASGIQGEAAQQQGGFPMGMPSGPAYSTPVVPIGAGQQFQGGVMEESFIENILRFNKGKVGTFYFTYQGNNKWNAMVYQGRVETAGRDHIIISDPASGKRYLLMMANLDWVEFAERINYPHTEISQAVQESMEVSD from the coding sequence GTGGCATTTGGAAACTCAAGTTATTATCCAATGAATCATATTCCAGGTTACTATCCCGCTTCCGGAATACAGGGGGAGGCCGCACAACAACAAGGTGGATTCCCTATGGGTATGCCTTCTGGACCGGCATATTCTACCCCAGTTGTTCCAATAGGGGCTGGGCAGCAGTTTCAGGGAGGCGTGATGGAGGAGTCATTTATCGAAAATATCCTTCGCTTCAACAAAGGTAAGGTTGGTACCTTCTACTTTACTTACCAGGGGAACAACAAATGGAATGCAATGGTTTACCAGGGGCGCGTGGAAACGGCTGGCCGTGACCACATTATCATCAGCGACCCGGCCAGCGGCAAACGTTACCTGCTTATGATGGCAAATCTGGATTGGGTAGAATTCGCCGAACGAATCAACTATCCTCACACTGAAATTAGTCAGGCTGTCCAGGAGTCGATGGAGGTATCGGATTGA
- a CDS encoding cell wall hydrolase — MGRRIKHTSRDVESLARLMLAEAIGEGAQGMSMVGTVVANRVEADCAPDFENLRNIRHAIYQTIPGTGIPHFEPVLNGTLYTQRPDEADLQRARDLLQGYREPRSRMSLWFFNPSPGQQYRDPCTPTMPRSPQTQFEFAHKNHCYYVGVPGYCPEFYR, encoded by the coding sequence ATGGGTAGACGGATTAAGCATACTTCCCGTGACGTAGAGTCGTTAGCGAGGCTCATGTTGGCGGAAGCGATTGGTGAAGGAGCTCAAGGAATGAGCATGGTAGGGACGGTAGTGGCCAATCGGGTGGAGGCAGACTGTGCTCCAGACTTCGAAAATTTACGCAATATCAGGCATGCGATTTATCAAACCATTCCTGGTACAGGAATCCCTCATTTTGAGCCCGTCTTAAACGGAACTTTGTACACACAGCGTCCCGACGAAGCTGATCTTCAGAGGGCCAGGGATTTGCTGCAAGGCTACAGGGAGCCCCGGTCCAGAATGAGTTTGTGGTTTTTCAACCCCAGTCCTGGGCAACAATACCGAGATCCTTGTACCCCGACGATGCCAAGATCTCCACAGACGCAGTTCGAGTTTGCGCATAAAAATCATTGCTACTATGTCGGTGTACCGGGCTATTGCCCAGAGTTTTATCGTTAA
- a CDS encoding DUF6366 family protein produces MKRSSSGNLGDGINRTSVSNLWDIFGNLNWKITGVIVVVLVIILIIKVLFN; encoded by the coding sequence ATTAAAAGAAGTTCATCTGGAAACTTAGGAGATGGTATTAACAGAACATCGGTGAGTAACTTATGGGATATATTTGGAAATTTGAATTGGAAAATAACTGGAGTAATTGTTGTTGTATTAGTAATAATATTAATCATAAAAGTATTGTTCAACTAA
- a CDS encoding GH32 C-terminal domain-containing protein, protein MGVPGQDEDKHLTVTNKWIHAMTLPRELSIKDGKVNQTPIKELEILREEIVHQLNLSLTESDQQFIDMDKETAELLLEVDDQSTERLEISIRGEVRLIFNQEKKVFTLERKSFVDGLMERRQCELKNLQQLQVFLDASTIEVFVNNGEEVFTARMFPFEEYKQVKIGSVGETTINLSHWNLKSHSQVF, encoded by the coding sequence ATGGGTGTTCCAGGGCAAGATGAGGATAAGCACCTGACAGTTACAAACAAATGGATCCATGCCATGACCCTTCCACGGGAACTATCTATAAAGGATGGCAAGGTCAATCAAACGCCTATAAAAGAGTTGGAGATATTACGCGAAGAGATTGTCCATCAATTAAATTTGTCTCTGACAGAAAGCGATCAACAATTTATTGATATGGATAAGGAAACTGCAGAGCTTCTACTAGAGGTCGATGATCAAAGTACAGAACGATTAGAGATATCCATTCGTGGAGAAGTTCGTCTTATTTTTAATCAAGAGAAAAAAGTATTTACGTTAGAACGAAAAAGCTTTGTAGATGGGTTGATGGAACGTAGGCAATGTGAATTAAAAAATCTACAACAATTACAAGTGTTTTTAGATGCTTCAACGATTGAAGTATTTGTAAATAATGGGGAAGAAGTATTTACCGCTAGAATGTTCCCTTTTGAAGAATACAAGCAAGTTAAAATTGGTTCTGTTGGTGAAACAACAATCAATCTATCTCATTGGAATTTAAAAAGTCATAGTCAAGTTTTTTAA
- a CDS encoding PTS sugar transporter subunit IIA gives MLGNLFGKKKELEETIVAPATGKFIEIEEVPDAAFSQKMMGDGFAIEPTEGEVVSPIDGEVVQIFPTKHAVGIQGKSGIEVLVHIGLETVSMNGEGFKAFVKQGDRVKAGQCLITFDLDLIKEKATSAVTPIVITNSDKIESLQKVASDHPQKGKSEMLKIKMKG, from the coding sequence TTGTTAGGTAATTTATTTGGTAAGAAAAAGGAACTGGAAGAAACCATTGTTGCACCTGCAACAGGAAAGTTTATTGAAATTGAAGAGGTTCCGGATGCGGCATTCTCGCAAAAAATGATGGGAGATGGTTTTGCAATTGAACCTACTGAGGGTGAAGTTGTTTCACCGATAGATGGAGAAGTGGTGCAAATTTTTCCAACCAAGCATGCAGTTGGTATTCAGGGGAAGTCCGGCATAGAAGTCTTAGTTCATATTGGTCTAGAAACTGTAAGTATGAATGGTGAAGGCTTTAAGGCTTTTGTGAAGCAAGGTGATAGAGTAAAGGCAGGTCAGTGTTTAATTACGTTCGACCTCGATTTGATCAAAGAAAAAGCAACAAGTGCGGTTACACCCATTGTGATTACAAATAGTGATAAAATTGAATCTCTTCAGAAAGTAGCGAGTGACCATCCGCAAAAAGGTAAATCTGAAATGCTAAAGATTAAAATGAAAGGTTAA
- a CDS encoding CBO0543 family protein — MPKKISFFEMYTTSLFSTVLQLITDVYLEFKYRLYWYFSPGVDFITLWVVFVIFPAVNIMFLNFYPQNSKPLVKVFYILGWSTFAVAYEWIAVQTELFHYNGWKLIYSIPIYPLLFILILLNWKLIRKLNSTANI, encoded by the coding sequence ATGCCAAAGAAAATCTCATTTTTTGAAATGTACACTACCTCCTTGTTTTCTACAGTTTTACAATTAATAACTGATGTTTATTTAGAGTTTAAATACCGTTTATATTGGTATTTCAGCCCAGGCGTTGACTTCATTACACTATGGGTAGTATTCGTAATTTTCCCCGCAGTAAATATTATGTTTTTAAACTTTTATCCACAAAACAGCAAGCCTTTAGTAAAAGTGTTTTATATTCTTGGATGGAGTACCTTTGCAGTTGCTTATGAATGGATAGCAGTTCAAACTGAACTATTTCACTATAATGGCTGGAAGTTGATTTACTCAATACCTATATACCCACTACTCTTTATTCTTATTTTGTTAAATTGGAAACTAATTAGAAAGTTAAATAGTACAGCAAATATATAA
- a CDS encoding beta-propeller fold lactonase family protein, whose product MELEGQFISVTVTGCCDVLQGRIFRVDEGSLILVGLFGTRIIPLCTISSIDFGPFAYVVNSVEDTVSVINTATNTVFDLIPVGSVPLSIAITPNASQAYTTNFFDNTVTAINTVTNTVIGEPIPVGNLPRGIAITPDGTRAYVTNSGDATVSVINTATNSVDDLPIQVGNIPDAIEITPDGTRAYVTNSGDATVSVINTTTNSVDAPPIPVGNNPSGIAITPDGTKAYVTNAFDDTVSVINTETDTVDISPIPVGRTPFGIAITPEGSRAYVVNFLDSTISVINTASDTVIGFPILVGAQPIRVAITPDGSRAYVTNFTDDTVSIINTATNTVIGSPVAVGDGPDGIAITTIII is encoded by the coding sequence TTGGAATTAGAGGGTCAGTTTATTTCGGTAACGGTAACGGGATGTTGTGATGTTCTTCAAGGACGTATTTTTCGAGTCGATGAAGGAAGTCTGATTCTTGTTGGACTGTTTGGAACAAGAATCATTCCATTATGTACAATTAGTTCTATCGATTTTGGTCCTTTTGCTTATGTTGTAAATTCTGTTGAGGATACGGTTTCCGTTATTAATACAGCCACCAATACTGTCTTCGATTTAATCCCAGTCGGTAGTGTACCTCTAAGTATTGCAATTACACCAAATGCAAGTCAGGCATATACTACAAATTTCTTCGATAATACAGTTACTGCCATTAATACAGTAACAAACACAGTCATTGGCGAGCCAATACCCGTTGGTAATTTACCTAGAGGTATTGCGATTACTCCTGATGGTACACGAGCCTATGTTACAAATTCCGGTGATGCTACTGTCTCAGTTATTAATACAGCTACAAACTCCGTCGATGACCTTCCAATTCAAGTCGGAAATATACCTGATGCAATTGAGATTACTCCAGACGGTACACGAGCTTATGTCACAAATTCTGGAGATGCTACTGTTTCCGTCATAAATACAACTACTAACTCCGTCGATGCCCCTCCAATTCCAGTTGGCAATAACCCTAGTGGTATTGCCATTACACCAGACGGCACCAAGGCTTATGTCACAAATGCCTTTGATGATACTGTATCTGTCATAAATACAGAAACTGACACTGTCGATATCTCCCCAATACCAGTAGGGCGCACACCTTTTGGTATTGCAATTACTCCCGAAGGAAGTAGAGCATATGTGGTGAATTTCCTTGATAGTACTATCTCAGTTATTAATACAGCTTCTGATACTGTAATTGGGTTCCCAATATTGGTTGGAGCTCAACCTATTAGAGTTGCCATTACACCAGATGGAAGCCGAGCTTATGTAACCAATTTTACAGATGATACAGTCTCTATCATTAATACAGCTACCAATACCGTCATTGGCTCTCCAGTTGCGGTGGGGGATGGACCAGATGGTATTGCAATTACAACTATTATAATTTAA
- a CDS encoding IS110 family transposase — translation MNYTQNQKITQITPSTIIIGIDIAKDKHVARAQDDHGLDFGKRLVFENRIFGFESLVEWATQHQEKHKKDHVIFGVEPTGHYWKSLAYYLTAKGYDFVVVNPMHVKKSKELDDNSPTKNDTKDAKVIAQLIKDGRYSVPNLLDGIYAELRECVKIRDQLTEQLMITEGRIQNVIQRYFPEFFDVFGDWEGKAALCTLKLFPFPSDIQELRPEKVLEKWKPVVKRGVGIKRSTKLVETAKKSIGVKVGLTFAKRELAYLIEQYELYKKQLEELDGELEAIVETLPGAPQMMNISGLGAVTVGLFFAEVGDISKYSHPQQLVNLAGLSLREHSSGKFKGQTRITKRGRKRLRRALYLAIRPLVAHNPTFKTLHQYYTKRPERPLKKQQSLIALCCKLLRVLFVIGQKQCEFDGSKLLKDIPQINTLQAA, via the coding sequence ATGAATTATACACAAAATCAAAAAATCACGCAAATCACACCATCAACTATCATTATAGGCATTGATATTGCCAAAGACAAACATGTCGCACGAGCTCAAGATGATCATGGGTTAGATTTTGGAAAACGTTTGGTCTTTGAAAATCGAATCTTTGGCTTTGAATCCCTCGTTGAATGGGCAACGCAACACCAAGAGAAACACAAGAAAGATCACGTCATTTTTGGTGTAGAACCAACAGGACATTATTGGAAGAGTCTTGCTTATTATCTAACGGCAAAAGGTTACGACTTTGTCGTCGTAAACCCAATGCACGTCAAGAAAAGTAAAGAACTTGATGACAATTCTCCAACGAAAAACGATACGAAAGACGCAAAAGTGATCGCACAGTTAATCAAAGATGGCCGATACTCTGTACCTAACCTTTTAGATGGCATTTATGCGGAACTAAGAGAATGCGTAAAAATTCGAGATCAGCTTACTGAACAATTAATGATCACAGAAGGTCGCATTCAAAATGTGATTCAACGCTACTTTCCAGAGTTTTTCGATGTATTTGGAGATTGGGAAGGAAAAGCAGCTCTCTGTACCTTAAAACTGTTTCCTTTTCCTTCAGATATACAGGAATTGAGACCAGAAAAGGTTCTGGAAAAATGGAAACCTGTTGTTAAACGAGGCGTTGGCATCAAGCGCTCAACGAAGCTTGTAGAAACAGCCAAAAAGAGTATTGGGGTTAAGGTAGGTCTTACGTTTGCCAAGCGCGAGCTTGCCTATCTTATTGAACAATATGAGTTGTATAAAAAGCAGTTAGAAGAGTTAGACGGAGAACTAGAAGCCATAGTTGAAACATTACCAGGCGCTCCACAAATGATGAACATTTCAGGCTTAGGAGCAGTTACCGTTGGATTGTTCTTTGCGGAGGTTGGAGACATTTCAAAGTACTCTCATCCTCAACAATTAGTGAACTTAGCAGGGCTATCATTACGTGAACACAGTTCAGGGAAATTTAAAGGGCAAACAAGAATTACAAAACGAGGAAGGAAACGATTACGCCGAGCCTTATATTTAGCGATTCGTCCACTCGTAGCCCATAATCCAACATTTAAAACCCTGCATCAATACTACACGAAACGTCCTGAACGCCCTTTAAAGAAACAACAATCTCTAATTGCCCTGTGTTGTAAGTTACTACGTGTCTTGTTTGTCATTGGTCAAAAACAGTGTGAGTTTGATGGTTCAAAACTACTAAAAGATATACCTCAAATAAATACATTACAGGCTGCATAA
- a CDS encoding permease: protein MGANALVGTSLYVGVETMFPITKILLDMGMGIGAVMALIITAAGISIPEVIFLSSIFKMKLLIVYIATILVISVGMGYVSIIL from the coding sequence ATGGGGGCGAATGCTTTGGTAGGAACATCTTTGTATGTTGGTGTTGAAACGATGTTTCCAATAACTAAGATCTTATTGGATATGGGAATGGGCATTGGAGCTGTTATGGCACTTATCATTACTGCTGCTGGAATAAGCATACCTGAAGTCATATTTTTATCCAGCATATTTAAGATGAAATTACTTATTGTTTATATTGCTACAATCTTAGTCATTTCAGTTGGTATGGGATATGTTTCTATTATTTTATAA